In Devosia sp. 1566, a single genomic region encodes these proteins:
- a CDS encoding DUF2852 domain-containing protein, with protein MNTALIKPAWSPLTIALMVLGFIIFWPLGLAVLGYILWGEKFGGSPEKAQAYWNKARSFVSSNKPAGFSGGFAASSSGNAAFDEYRSEQLRRLEEERRRLDEEIEAFREYMANLHKAKDREEFDRFMSERNGTRQGYGDNNTANWGS; from the coding sequence ATGAACACTGCCCTTATCAAACCGGCTTGGTCCCCCCTGACCATCGCCCTGATGGTTCTAGGCTTTATCATCTTCTGGCCCCTGGGTCTGGCCGTTCTTGGCTATATCCTGTGGGGTGAAAAATTTGGCGGCTCGCCTGAAAAGGCCCAGGCCTATTGGAACAAGGCTCGCTCCTTTGTTTCCTCCAACAAGCCGGCTGGCTTTAGCGGTGGCTTTGCAGCGTCCTCGAGCGGCAATGCCGCCTTTGACGAGTATCGCAGCGAGCAGTTGCGCCGGCTTGAGGAAGAGCGTCGCCGGCTCGACGAAGAGATCGAGGCCTTTCGCGAATACATGGCCAATCTGCACAAGGCCAAGGACCGCGAAGAGTTCGACCGCTTCATGAGCGAGCGTAACGGCACCCGCCAGGGTTATGGCGACAACAACACGGCCAACTGGGGCAGCTAA
- a CDS encoding ActR/PrrA/RegA family redox response regulator transcription factor, with translation MSTIEELLAADSSLLLVDDDAAFLQRLERAMARRGFDVRSAGSVAEGLAAVAERAPAYAVVDLRLEDGNGLEVVSALHQQRPDARAVVLTGYGNIATAVTAVKLGAVDYLSKPADADDVINALLATGEDKPEPPENPMSADRVRWEHIQRVYELCDRNVSETARRLNMHRRTLQRILAKRAPR, from the coding sequence ATGAGCACGATTGAAGAACTTTTGGCCGCCGATTCCAGCTTGTTGCTGGTGGACGACGATGCCGCATTCCTGCAGCGCCTCGAGCGCGCCATGGCCCGGCGCGGCTTTGACGTCCGCTCCGCTGGCTCGGTTGCCGAAGGGCTTGCCGCAGTGGCCGAACGCGCCCCGGCCTATGCGGTGGTCGACTTGCGGCTCGAAGATGGCAATGGCCTTGAAGTGGTCTCGGCTCTCCACCAGCAGCGTCCAGATGCCCGGGCCGTGGTGCTGACCGGCTATGGCAATATCGCGACGGCGGTGACGGCGGTCAAGCTCGGTGCTGTGGACTACCTCTCCAAGCCCGCCGACGCCGACGATGTCATCAATGCGCTGCTGGCGACCGGGGAAGACAAGCCCGAGCCGCCGGAAAATCCGATGTCGGCCGACCGGGTGCGCTGGGAGCATATCCAGCGCGTCTATGAACTATGCGACCGCAATGTTTCGGAAACCGCGCGGCGTCTCAACATGCACCGCCGCACGCTGCAGCGCATCCTCGCCAAGCGCGCCCCACGCTGA
- the dnaN gene encoding DNA polymerase III subunit beta: protein MKITLERNHLLKSLSHVHRVVERRNTYPILANVVFKAAEDAVELRATDLDIEVTESVPAMVSTPGTTTVPAHTLYEIVRKLADGAEVRLETEGGEQMLLTSGRSRFHLACLSPDSFPDLKSGAFGHEFSMPASGLRELIERTQFAISNEETRYYLNGIYLHAVESSANGPLLRAVATDGHRLARAEMPAPEGAQGMPGIIVPKKTVGEVQKLLDGVDGEVKVEVSDTKIRFTVGPVVLLSKLIEGTFPDYDRVTPKNNDKQMNVDRASFAIAVDRVSTIASDRGGKAVKLSAKDGLLELSVTNPDHGTASEELAVEFDTDGFEIGFNARYLLDIVGQIRSESAVFMFNDAGSPTLVKEEGEASALYVLMPMRV from the coding sequence ATGAAGATTACCCTCGAACGCAATCATCTGCTCAAGTCGCTGAGCCATGTGCATCGGGTGGTTGAACGGCGCAACACCTATCCAATCCTGGCCAATGTGGTGTTCAAGGCCGCCGAGGATGCGGTTGAACTGCGCGCCACCGACCTTGATATCGAGGTCACCGAAAGCGTGCCCGCGATGGTCTCGACCCCGGGCACCACCACGGTTCCGGCCCATACGCTTTATGAAATCGTGCGCAAGCTCGCCGATGGCGCCGAAGTGCGGCTTGAAACCGAAGGTGGCGAGCAGATGCTGCTGACCTCCGGGCGATCGCGCTTTCACCTGGCATGCCTGTCGCCCGACAGCTTCCCCGATCTCAAATCGGGCGCCTTTGGCCACGAATTTTCTATGCCGGCGAGCGGCTTGCGCGAGTTGATCGAGCGCACCCAGTTCGCCATTTCCAACGAGGAAACCCGTTACTACCTCAACGGCATTTACCTGCATGCCGTGGAATCCAGCGCCAACGGCCCGCTGCTGCGCGCAGTCGCGACCGATGGTCACCGCCTGGCCCGCGCCGAAATGCCCGCGCCCGAAGGCGCCCAGGGCATGCCCGGTATCATCGTCCCCAAAAAGACCGTGGGCGAAGTGCAAAAGCTGCTCGACGGCGTTGATGGCGAGGTCAAGGTCGAGGTGTCCGACACCAAGATCCGCTTCACCGTGGGTCCGGTCGTGCTGCTGTCCAAGCTGATCGAGGGCACCTTCCCCGATTATGATCGGGTCACGCCCAAGAACAACGACAAGCAGATGAATGTCGATCGCGCTTCCTTTGCCATTGCGGTGGATCGCGTTTCCACCATTGCGTCGGATCGCGGCGGCAAGGCGGTCAAGCTTTCGGCCAAGGATGGCCTTTTGGAATTGTCCGTCACCAATCCCGATCACGGCACAGCCAGCGAAGAACTCGCGGTGGAATTCGACACCGATGGCTTCGAGATCGGCTTTAATGCCCGTTACCTCTTGGACATTGTCGGGCAGATCCGCTCGGAAAGCGCCGTCTTCATGTTCAATGATGCGGGCTCGCCGACCCTGGTCAAGGAAGAGGGCGAGGCCAGCGCGCTTTACGTGCTGATGCCCATGCGGGTCTGA
- a CDS encoding PBP1A family penicillin-binding protein has protein sequence MGRSVGVFVDDERTGGASPGPKGAKRPAQKRGKATPPRRPGKPKRRRSGAGGFLIGVLHWGFVLCLWVGIAIAGVVVYYGAQLPSSDTWAVPDRPPNIRILAADGQLISNRGQTGGEATVLRELPQYVPAALLAIEDRRFYDHFGVDIVGLAAVAVESLQAGRVTRGASTITQQLAKNLFLTPDQTIGRKVQEALLAVWLEQNYSKDEILELYLNRVFFGHNSYGIEAAAQTYFGKSARNLSLGEAAMLAGSLQAPSRLNPKSDPAATSARQKLVLSAMAEEGYITREEAQAAQIDPDQTIRTKVAGSESYVADWVESLMTAYIGEIEGDVVVSTTVDWDLQKQAEFIVREAVANEGPKRGFTQGALVAMDVDGTVRAMVGGVDYQASQYNRAVTAKRQPGSTFKPFVYLAAMEKGYTPDTLAEDAQFEYQGWSPRNASGKYAGTVTLRQGLAYSLNTIAARLAIDVTPQAVIDTAMRMGISSPLTAVPSIALGTQEVNLLELTSAYAPFANGGMGVIPNVITRIESKDGEVLYEASTAGPGRVIAPNILAEMNDMLKTAVEVGTGKGANLNGWPFGGKTGTSQESKDALFVGYTARMVTGVWLGNDDNTKTTLSGGNVPAAIWSQFMTKAHEGLEVAQIPAGSGEASGAGGAVSSQPVAQPVYDPQTGQQAVDPTTGQPMVQYVDPATGEPVDGFAEAASAPAAQIDPTTGLPVDAGQSAPAIDAATGYPAGTIVDASGQQIDPATGYPVGEAAPGFDNTPIDPDTGMPMQLVVDPATGQEVWVPSQPAQQAQPQWQQQQPHGIQPPGDFVAPQPVESFAPPQPVQTQPAPSGERKPRTLMDMIFGG, from the coding sequence ATGGGCCGCTCCGTTGGGGTGTTTGTGGACGATGAACGCACGGGCGGGGCCTCACCCGGGCCCAAGGGCGCCAAGCGCCCGGCGCAAAAACGCGGCAAGGCAACGCCACCCCGTCGCCCCGGCAAGCCCAAGCGCCGTCGTTCGGGCGCGGGCGGCTTTCTGATCGGCGTGCTCCATTGGGGCTTTGTCTTATGCCTTTGGGTCGGCATCGCCATCGCCGGCGTCGTGGTTTACTACGGCGCGCAACTGCCATCCTCTGACACCTGGGCTGTGCCGGATCGGCCGCCCAATATCCGCATCCTTGCCGCTGACGGGCAACTGATTTCCAATCGCGGCCAAACCGGCGGCGAAGCCACCGTGCTACGTGAGCTGCCGCAATATGTGCCCGCGGCGCTGCTCGCCATCGAGGATCGGCGCTTTTACGACCACTTCGGCGTCGATATTGTCGGCCTTGCCGCCGTGGCGGTGGAAAGCCTGCAGGCTGGACGCGTCACCCGTGGCGCCTCGACCATTACCCAGCAGCTGGCCAAGAACCTCTTTCTCACCCCCGACCAGACAATTGGGCGCAAGGTGCAGGAAGCGCTGCTCGCCGTGTGGCTCGAGCAGAACTATTCCAAGGACGAAATCCTCGAGCTTTATCTCAACCGCGTGTTCTTCGGCCACAATTCCTATGGCATCGAGGCGGCGGCGCAGACCTATTTTGGCAAATCCGCCCGCAATCTGTCCCTGGGGGAAGCGGCCATGCTGGCCGGTTCGCTCCAGGCGCCATCTCGCCTCAATCCCAAGTCTGATCCTGCCGCCACCTCGGCGCGACAAAAGCTCGTCCTCAGTGCCATGGCCGAAGAGGGTTATATCACCCGCGAGGAGGCCCAGGCCGCCCAGATCGATCCCGATCAGACCATCCGCACCAAGGTGGCCGGCTCGGAATCCTATGTCGCCGATTGGGTGGAGTCATTGATGACCGCCTATATCGGTGAGATCGAAGGCGATGTGGTGGTCTCTACCACGGTCGACTGGGACCTGCAGAAGCAGGCCGAGTTCATCGTGCGTGAGGCGGTGGCCAATGAAGGCCCCAAGCGCGGCTTCACCCAGGGTGCGCTCGTGGCCATGGATGTGGATGGTACCGTTCGCGCCATGGTGGGTGGCGTGGATTACCAGGCCAGCCAATACAACCGCGCCGTCACGGCCAAGCGCCAGCCCGGCTCGACCTTCAAGCCATTCGTGTATCTCGCGGCCATGGAAAAGGGCTACACCCCTGATACCCTCGCCGAGGACGCGCAGTTCGAATATCAGGGCTGGAGCCCGCGCAATGCTTCGGGCAAGTATGCCGGCACGGTAACGCTGCGCCAGGGCCTGGCTTATTCGCTCAACACCATTGCCGCACGGCTCGCCATTGATGTCACGCCCCAGGCGGTGATCGATACCGCCATGCGGATGGGCATTTCCTCGCCACTGACGGCGGTGCCCTCGATTGCGCTCGGAACCCAGGAGGTGAACTTGCTTGAGCTCACTTCCGCCTATGCACCCTTTGCCAATGGCGGCATGGGCGTGATCCCCAATGTGATCACCCGCATCGAAAGCAAGGACGGCGAGGTGCTTTACGAGGCCAGCACTGCCGGCCCGGGCCGCGTTATTGCCCCCAATATCCTGGCCGAAATGAACGACATGCTCAAAACCGCCGTGGAAGTGGGCACCGGCAAGGGCGCCAACCTCAATGGCTGGCCTTTTGGGGGCAAGACCGGTACCAGCCAGGAATCCAAGGATGCGCTGTTTGTCGGCTATACCGCCCGCATGGTCACTGGCGTGTGGCTGGGCAATGACGACAACACCAAGACCACGCTGTCCGGCGGCAATGTGCCGGCAGCGATCTGGAGCCAGTTCATGACCAAGGCCCATGAAGGGCTCGAAGTGGCGCAGATACCAGCCGGTTCCGGTGAGGCCAGCGGCGCCGGGGGTGCGGTCTCCAGCCAGCCGGTCGCCCAGCCGGTTTATGATCCCCAAACCGGTCAGCAAGCCGTCGACCCGACGACCGGTCAGCCCATGGTGCAATATGTGGATCCGGCGACCGGCGAGCCGGTGGACGGCTTTGCTGAAGCAGCTTCTGCTCCCGCGGCGCAGATCGATCCCACTACGGGCCTGCCGGTCGATGCTGGCCAATCGGCTCCGGCTATCGATGCGGCTACCGGCTACCCCGCCGGCACCATCGTTGACGCCTCGGGCCAGCAGATCGATCCTGCCACGGGCTATCCCGTGGGCGAGGCAGCTCCAGGCTTTGACAACACCCCGATCGATCCTGACACCGGCATGCCCATGCAGCTGGTGGTGGATCCGGCAACCGGCCAGGAGGTTTGGGTCCCGAGCCAGCCCGCGCAGCAGGCCCAGCCGCAATGGCAACAACAGCAGCCCCATGGCATCCAGCCGCCGGGCGACTTTGTAGCGCCCCAGCCGGTGGAAAGCTTCGCGCCGCCCCAGCCGGTGCAAACCCAGCCCGCCCCCAGTGGCGAGCGCAAGCCGCGCACGCTGATGGACATGATCTTTGGTGGTTGA
- a CDS encoding ActS/PrrB/RegB family redox-sensitive histidine kinase: protein MSSVETADGLLRPSTWRRLRLETLVLLRWLALAGQTIGVLFVAFGLGYPVPLMECAVLIGLSAALNIWLVLRFGPAHRPTSLFIASQIAYDCLQLGGLLALTGGLHNPFSVLLLAPVSVSATTLPRRDTLLIALLAALIASILAVWHLPLPWSPNERIVFNRIYVVGIWVAIICGLTFITFYINRVAHEARQIGDALAATELALSRREQLSALDGLAAAAAHELGTPLSTIALAAKEMRAEVPAGSDLASDVELIISQAARCRAILSKLRNLGSEGGDPFAAAPLTDLLSEVARPHEALGKTILFDVDGAGGEPPVFQRSVGLLYGLGNLIENATDFARSTVRVGVRWDADSVCVTIADDGPGFAPELIARLGEPYLTTRPRDPQGSDAHQPGGLGLGIFIAKTLLERTGARLEFANADPEGHAQVTIVWPRSAVEG from the coding sequence ATGAGTTCAGTTGAAACGGCCGACGGGCTGCTGCGGCCTTCCACCTGGCGCCGGCTCCGGCTTGAAACTCTGGTCTTGCTGCGCTGGCTAGCCCTTGCCGGCCAAACCATTGGCGTGTTGTTCGTGGCGTTCGGGCTGGGCTATCCGGTGCCGCTAATGGAATGCGCTGTGTTGATCGGGCTTTCCGCCGCGCTCAATATCTGGCTCGTCTTGCGCTTTGGTCCCGCCCACCGGCCCACCTCACTCTTTATCGCGAGCCAGATCGCCTATGACTGCCTGCAGCTTGGCGGCCTGCTGGCGCTGACCGGGGGGCTGCATAATCCCTTTTCGGTGCTGCTGCTGGCCCCTGTATCGGTCTCGGCAACCACTTTGCCGCGCCGCGACACGCTTCTCATCGCGCTTCTCGCCGCCCTGATCGCCTCCATACTAGCGGTCTGGCACCTGCCGCTGCCCTGGAGCCCCAATGAGCGCATTGTTTTCAATCGCATCTATGTGGTTGGCATCTGGGTCGCCATTATCTGCGGCCTGACCTTCATTACCTTTTATATCAACCGCGTCGCCCATGAAGCCCGCCAGATCGGGGACGCCCTGGCAGCAACCGAGTTGGCGCTGTCACGACGGGAGCAACTTTCGGCCCTTGATGGACTTGCCGCCGCCGCTGCCCATGAATTGGGGACGCCCCTTTCCACCATTGCTCTTGCCGCCAAGGAGATGCGGGCCGAAGTACCAGCGGGCAGTGATCTGGCCAGTGACGTGGAATTGATCATCAGCCAGGCTGCGCGCTGTCGCGCCATTCTCTCTAAATTGCGCAATCTTGGCAGCGAAGGCGGCGATCCCTTTGCGGCGGCGCCCCTGACCGATCTGTTGTCCGAAGTCGCTCGTCCTCATGAGGCGCTCGGCAAGACCATCCTGTTTGATGTGGACGGTGCGGGTGGTGAGCCTCCGGTGTTCCAGCGCAGCGTCGGTCTGCTATATGGCCTGGGCAATCTCATTGAGAATGCCACCGATTTCGCCCGCAGCACTGTTCGTGTCGGCGTCCGCTGGGATGCTGACAGCGTGTGCGTGACCATTGCCGATGATGGGCCCGGTTTTGCCCCCGAGCTGATCGCCCGGCTGGGCGAGCCTTATCTCACGACGCGGCCGCGCGATCCTCAAGGCAGCGATGCCCATCAGCCAGGGGGACTTGGGCTCGGCATTTTCATTGCCAAGACGCTGCTGGAGCGCACGGGCGCACGGCTCGAATTTGCAAATGCTGACCCAGAAGGGCACGCCCAAGTAACCATTGTTTGGCCACGTTCAGCCGTGGAGGGCTGA
- the gyrB gene encoding DNA topoisomerase (ATP-hydrolyzing) subunit B — protein MTDSENSVPNEYGADSIRVLKGLDAVRKRPGMYIGDTDDGSGLHHMVYEVVDNAIDEALAGHADLVTVTLNADGSVTVIDNGRGIPTDIHKEEGVSAAEVIMTQLHAGGKFDQNSYKVSGGLHGVGVSVVNALSQWLKLKIRRDGKIFEMSFTHGDADGPLQQTGTYVPDKQPGTYEGRSGSAITFFPSDQTFTMVEFDFKTLEHRLRELAFLNSGVRILLNDLRHPEPVKVELFYEGGLEAFVRYLDKAKTPAIDHPITMISEKDGITVEVALQWNDSYHENVLCFTNNIPQRDGGTHLAGLRGALTRQVTSYAESSGISKKEKVTVTGDDTREGLTCVLSVKVPDPKFSSQTKDKLVSSEVRPVVENIVNEKLGQWFEEHPNEAKIIVGKVAEAAAAREAARKARELTRRKGALEISSLPGKLADCQERDPAKSEIFIVEGDSAGGSAKQGRDRSNQAVLPLRGKILNVERARFDRMISSDQVGTLITALGTGIGREEFNADKLRYHKIIIMTDADVDGAHIRTLLLTFFYRQTPELLERGHIYIAQPPLYKAKRGQSEQYLKDERALEDYLLAAGLDDAVFTTSAGVEHGGHDLLSILGQSRDIVHAIANLNTRYNRSLVEQAAIVGGMDPEGLADPERAAATAKRIAGRLDRISDELERGWIGELADDDGLTFSRTVRGVTETHRLDPALLGSADARRLRQLAERLDELYAGMPTLTRKGETIPIFGPSSLFNAVTDAGRKGVSLQRYKGLGEMNAEQLWETTLDPNARTLLKVEIDKSDEADSVFTALMGDLVEPRRDFIQDNALSVSNLDV, from the coding sequence ATGACCGACAGCGAAAATTCCGTTCCCAACGAATACGGCGCCGATAGCATCAGGGTGCTTAAAGGCCTCGACGCGGTGCGCAAGCGCCCGGGCATGTATATCGGGGACACGGATGACGGCTCGGGCCTGCATCACATGGTCTACGAAGTGGTCGACAACGCCATCGACGAGGCACTGGCCGGCCATGCCGACCTTGTAACGGTCACGCTGAACGCCGATGGCTCGGTGACGGTGATCGACAATGGTCGCGGCATCCCGACCGACATCCACAAGGAAGAAGGCGTTTCGGCGGCCGAGGTCATTATGACCCAGCTGCATGCCGGCGGCAAGTTCGACCAGAACAGCTACAAGGTTTCGGGCGGCCTGCATGGCGTGGGCGTGTCCGTGGTGAATGCCCTCAGCCAATGGCTCAAGCTCAAGATTCGTCGCGACGGCAAGATCTTCGAGATGAGCTTCACCCATGGCGATGCCGATGGTCCGCTCCAGCAGACCGGCACCTATGTGCCCGACAAGCAGCCCGGCACCTATGAAGGCCGCTCGGGCAGCGCCATCACCTTTTTCCCGTCGGACCAAACCTTCACCATGGTGGAGTTCGACTTCAAGACGCTCGAGCACCGCTTGCGCGAACTGGCCTTCCTGAATTCCGGTGTACGCATCCTGCTCAATGACCTCCGGCATCCCGAGCCGGTCAAGGTCGAGTTGTTTTATGAAGGCGGCCTCGAGGCCTTTGTGCGCTATCTCGACAAGGCCAAGACGCCGGCGATCGACCACCCCATCACCATGATCAGCGAAAAGGACGGCATCACCGTCGAAGTGGCGCTGCAGTGGAACGACAGCTACCACGAAAACGTGCTGTGCTTCACCAACAACATCCCCCAGCGCGATGGCGGTACCCACCTTGCCGGCTTGCGCGGGGCGCTGACGCGCCAGGTCACGAGCTACGCCGAAAGCTCTGGCATCAGCAAAAAGGAAAAGGTGACCGTTACCGGCGACGATACGCGCGAAGGGCTGACCTGCGTGCTCTCCGTCAAGGTGCCCGATCCCAAGTTCTCGAGCCAGACCAAGGACAAGCTTGTGTCCTCCGAGGTGCGCCCGGTGGTCGAGAACATCGTCAATGAAAAGCTCGGCCAGTGGTTCGAGGAGCATCCCAACGAAGCCAAGATCATCGTTGGCAAGGTCGCCGAAGCTGCCGCTGCACGTGAAGCCGCCCGCAAGGCGCGCGAATTGACGCGCCGCAAGGGTGCGCTCGAAATCTCCTCGCTCCCCGGCAAGCTTGCCGACTGCCAGGAACGCGATCCGGCAAAATCCGAAATCTTCATCGTCGAAGGTGACTCGGCCGGTGGCTCGGCCAAGCAGGGGCGCGACCGCTCCAACCAGGCGGTGCTGCCGCTGCGTGGCAAGATCCTCAATGTGGAGCGCGCGCGCTTTGATCGCATGATCTCGTCCGACCAGGTCGGCACGCTGATCACGGCGCTGGGCACCGGCATTGGGCGCGAAGAGTTCAACGCCGACAAGCTGCGCTACCACAAGATCATCATCATGACCGACGCTGACGTGGACGGCGCCCATATTCGCACGCTGTTGCTGACCTTCTTTTATCGGCAAACGCCCGAACTGCTGGAACGCGGCCACATCTATATCGCCCAGCCCCCGCTTTATAAGGCCAAGCGCGGTCAGTCCGAGCAGTATCTCAAGGACGAGCGGGCGCTCGAGGACTATCTCCTGGCGGCCGGCCTGGACGATGCCGTGTTCACCACCAGCGCAGGCGTCGAGCATGGCGGGCATGATCTGCTCTCGATCCTTGGGCAGTCGCGCGACATCGTGCACGCCATCGCCAATCTCAACACCCGCTACAACCGTAGCCTTGTTGAGCAGGCCGCTATCGTTGGTGGCATGGACCCTGAGGGTCTCGCCGATCCCGAGCGCGCCGCCGCGACCGCCAAGCGCATTGCGGGGCGCCTTGATCGCATCTCCGATGAGCTCGAACGCGGCTGGATCGGTGAACTGGCCGATGACGATGGCCTGACCTTCTCGCGTACCGTGCGCGGCGTCACTGAGACGCACCGCCTCGATCCGGCACTGCTGGGGAGCGCCGATGCGCGGCGCCTGCGGCAACTGGCCGAGCGGCTCGACGAACTCTATGCCGGCATGCCCACTCTGACGCGCAAGGGCGAGACGATCCCGATCTTCGGGCCGTCCTCGCTGTTCAATGCCGTTACCGATGCCGGCCGCAAGGGCGTGTCGCTGCAGCGCTACAAGGGACTGGGCGAGATGAACGCTGAGCAGCTCTGGGAAACCACGCTTGATCCCAATGCCCGCACCCTGCTCAAGGTGGAAATCGACAAGTCCGACGAGGCCGACAGCGTGTTCACCGCCCTGATGGGTGATCTGGTGGAGCCGCGCCGCGATTTTATCCAGGACAACGCGCTCAGCGTCTCCAATCTGGACGTTTGA
- a CDS encoding SprT family zinc-dependent metalloprotease, with protein sequence MADSLRTTALFFKSKIPPSTEIRIADRTVSVAVRTHARARSYRLSIPHDGTPVLTLPPGGRWSDAEAFLQRQTGWLAERLDGTTGPVSFADGVLVPLRGIPHRIIATGKLRGRVEISEQDGEKVLFVPGEPAHRARRLVDWLKEEAARELKLRSAHHAAGLGVTVRSITMRDQASRWGSCSSSGSLNYNWRLILAPPFVLDYVAAHEVAHLVEMNHSPAFWATVKRTLPEMDRGRAWLKTHGRELMAFRAN encoded by the coding sequence GTGGCTGATTCGCTGCGGACCACTGCCCTGTTCTTTAAAAGCAAAATCCCTCCCTCGACCGAGATCCGGATTGCCGATCGCACCGTGAGCGTTGCCGTGCGCACCCATGCCCGCGCGCGCTCCTATCGCCTGTCCATTCCCCATGACGGCACGCCGGTGCTGACCCTGCCGCCCGGCGGCCGCTGGAGCGACGCCGAAGCCTTTTTGCAGCGCCAAACCGGCTGGCTGGCCGAACGGCTCGATGGCACAACCGGGCCGGTCAGTTTTGCCGATGGCGTGCTGGTGCCCCTGCGCGGCATCCCGCACCGGATCATTGCCACGGGCAAGCTGCGCGGCCGGGTCGAGATCAGCGAGCAGGATGGGGAGAAAGTGTTGTTTGTGCCAGGAGAGCCGGCGCACCGCGCCCGCCGGCTCGTTGATTGGCTCAAGGAAGAGGCGGCGCGCGAGCTCAAGCTGCGCAGCGCCCACCATGCCGCCGGGCTCGGGGTCACCGTGCGCTCGATCACCATGCGCGACCAGGCCAGCCGCTGGGGCTCGTGCTCATCGAGCGGCAGCCTCAACTACAACTGGCGGCTGATCCTCGCGCCGCCCTTCGTGCTCGATTATGTGGCGGCCCATGAGGTCGCTCACCTAGTGGAGATGAACCATTCTCCGGCCTTTTGGGCCACCGTCAAGCGCACCCTGCCCGAGATGGATCGCGGCCGGGCCTGGCTCAAGACCCATGGCCGCGAGCTGATGGCGTTTCGCGCCAATTAG
- the recF gene encoding DNA replication/repair protein RecF, whose protein sequence is MIRHLSRLRLTAFRNYTAAALDLDGRHLVLTGSNGAGKTNLLEAISLLSPGRGLRRATFDAVGEQGSDTGWAVAATVETEAGPTDIGTGASPGDSGRRVRINGANARSVEAMSEYLRVLWLTPAMDGLFSGPASDRRRFLDRLVTTLIPSHGAAVSDYDKAMRQRNRLLEEGGDVRWLGAIEAQMAELGASIHLARVDSLEHLQTLIAHSLEDESFPAADLALTPLWEDGPAPTVSSELETSLGELWLGSRGLDRAAGRTIYGPHRLDLEVTYRQKGMPAALGSTGEQKALLIGLILAHARLVHHRTGITPFLLLDEIAAHLDPDRRRALFGALDGLGTQCFLTGTDSLLFADLGERAQAVTVRDGRLLTER, encoded by the coding sequence ATGATCCGCCACCTGTCGCGCCTGCGCCTGACGGCCTTTCGCAACTACACTGCCGCTGCGCTCGATCTGGATGGTCGCCATCTGGTTCTGACCGGCTCCAATGGCGCAGGCAAGACCAATCTGCTTGAGGCCATTTCCCTGCTGTCGCCCGGGCGCGGGCTGCGCCGGGCAACGTTTGACGCCGTGGGCGAGCAAGGCTCCGATACGGGTTGGGCAGTGGCCGCGACGGTGGAAACCGAAGCCGGACCCACCGACATTGGCACTGGCGCGTCCCCCGGCGATTCCGGACGCCGGGTGCGCATCAATGGCGCCAATGCCCGCTCGGTCGAGGCGATGAGCGAGTATCTGCGCGTCCTGTGGCTCACCCCTGCTATGGATGGGCTGTTCTCGGGCCCCGCCAGTGACCGCCGCCGCTTTCTGGATCGCCTCGTGACCACGCTGATCCCCTCCCATGGCGCGGCGGTGTCGGACTACGACAAGGCGATGCGCCAACGCAACCGGCTGCTTGAAGAAGGTGGCGATGTTCGCTGGCTGGGCGCCATCGAGGCGCAGATGGCGGAGTTGGGCGCCTCCATTCACCTCGCCCGAGTCGACAGCCTCGAGCATCTGCAAACCCTCATCGCCCATAGCCTTGAGGACGAGAGCTTTCCGGCGGCCGATCTGGCGTTGACCCCGCTCTGGGAAGACGGGCCGGCACCCACCGTTTCAAGCGAGCTCGAAACGTCCTTGGGTGAGCTCTGGCTGGGCTCGCGCGGCCTTGATCGGGCGGCCGGGCGCACCATATATGGTCCACACCGTCTGGATCTCGAAGTGACCTATCGCCAGAAGGGCATGCCGGCCGCCTTGGGCTCGACTGGCGAGCAGAAAGCGCTGCTGATCGGCCTCATTCTGGCGCATGCGCGCCTGGTGCATCACCGCACCGGCATCACGCCATTCCTGTTGCTGGACGAGATTGCCGCGCATCTGGATCCAGATCGCCGCCGTGCGCTGTTTGGCGCTCTGGACGGTCTGGGCACGCAGTGTTTTCTCACCGGCACGGACAGTTTGCTGTTCGCCGATCTGGGCGAGCGGGCCCAGGCGGTAACGGTGCGCGACGGGCGGCTCCTCACGGAGCGCTAA